Proteins from a genomic interval of Garra rufa chromosome 4, GarRuf1.0, whole genome shotgun sequence:
- the LOC141332793 gene encoding contactin-1a-like encodes MVTPAMLLCVLAYFFLSTAAIKPRIFEPRIFDKEATGFGPIFEEEPLDTVYAEDSPENKISMNCRARANPPAIIKWWLNNWEIKLMEQPDEHFSLVGGNLVITNPDKGKHAGKYVCVAKNVYGTVISKEAIVKFGYLNQFPTDEREAVHVKEGQGAVLLCSPPSRYPSEVMFRWIYNDFPNFIIPDQRRFVSQTTGNMYIAKVEASDVGNYSCFVSSPTIGKSVFSMPIPLIPQIEKEVKRYPADIRVKFPKTYALVHQNITLECFALGNPLPHIRWRKLDADLPPNYEVSMNGALLHLINVQYEDEGSYECETLNVKGMDWYRQWLYVEGAPEWAEHINDTEKDVGSELTLRCVAVGKPLPWIRWLKDGYSYGKGELKFSSLTFEDSGMYQCVAENEWGTIYASAELRVVSCAPTFIYNPVKKVLLGAENGRVVIECKPRAAPKPKFFWKRGSELLTNSSRMLVWDDGSLEILNASKSDEGSYTCYAENDRGKSNSTGTLTITGQTKFCHLH; translated from the exons ATGGTGACCCCAGCCATGCTTCTGTGTGTTCTGGCTTACTTCTTTTTATCGACCG CTGCAATTAAACCCAGGATCTTTGAACCCAGAATTTTTGACA AGGAAGCCACTGGCTTTGGGCCCATATTTGAGGAGGAGCCCTTGGACACAGTGTATGCGGAAGATTCACCAGAGAACAAAATCTCCATGAACTGCAGAGCACGAGCCAACCCTCCAGCCATTATCAA ATGGTGGTTAAACAACTGGGAAATTAAACTGATGGAACAGCCTGATGAGCACTTTAGCCTGGTGGGAGGAAACCTGGTCATCACCAACCCAGACAAGGGCAAGCATGCTGGGAAATATGTGTGTGTGGCTAAGAACGTGTACGGCACTGTCATCAGCAAAGAGGCCATCGTCAAATTTGGAT ACCTGAACCAGTTCCCAACAGATGAGAGAGAGGCTGTACATGTTAAGGAGGGACAGGGAGCGGTACTACTGTGTTCTCCTCCCTCTCGCTATCCAA gTGAGGTGATGTTCCGCTGGATCTACAATGACTTCCCCAACTTCATCATCCCAGACCAGAGGCGCTTCGTGTCTCAGACCACTGGAAATATGTACATCGCTAAAGTCGAGGCATCTGACGTTGGGAATTATTCTTGTTTCGTGTCAAGCCCTACTATTGGCAAGAGTGTTTTCAGCATGCCGATTCCTCTGATTCCACAAATAGAAA AGGAGGTGAAGCGGTATCCTGCTGATATCCGTGTGAAATTTCCCAAGACTTATGCTTTGGTGCATCAGAACATCACTCTGGAGTGCTTTGCTCTTGGAAA TCCGCTCCCACACATCCGCTGGAGGAAGTTAGATGCTGATCTCCCGCCCAACTATGAGGTCAGCATGAATGGAGCTTTATTGCACCTTATTAACGTTCAGTATGAGGATGAAGGGAGCTATGAGTGTGAGACGCTCAACGTTAAAGGGATGGACTGGTATCGACAGTGGCTCTATGTGGAAG GTGCTCCAGAGTGGGCAGAGCATATCAATGACACAGAGAAAGATGTTGGAAGTGAGCTCACTCTCAGATGTGTTGCTGTGGGGAAGCCTTTACCTTGGATACGCTGGCTGAAGGATGGCTATTCA TATGGCAAAGGGGAGCTGAAGTTCTCCAGTCTCACGTTTGAGGATTCGGGGATGTATCAGTGTGTTGCTGAAAACGAATGGGGGACCATCTATGCCAGCGCAGAGCTTCGGGTCGTCT CCTGTGCACCAACATTCATTTATAATCCAGTGAAGAAGGTTCTGCTCGGGGCTGAAAACGGACGTGTGGTTATAGAGTGCAAACCCCGCGCTGCTCCTAAACCTAAGTTTTTCTGGAAACGAGGTTCAGAGTTGCTCACCAACTCTTCGAG gatgtTAGTTTGGGATGATGGAAGTCTGGAGATTCTGAATGCGTCAAAAAGTGACGAGGGCTCGTACACATGCTATGCTGAGAATGACCGTGGCAAATCCAATAGCACAGGGACTCTCACTATCACTGGTCAGACTAAA